AATTatatcatctatctatctatctatctatcctttTGCCCATCCTTCCAACTTAGTTTACAACGTTGTATTTATACAGTAAGAACTAAAGTACCGGTACACACTCTGGAAATCTAGGTTCAGAAGAgcatgggatttttttttttatataaaaaaaatataatgtcTGCTTTAGATCAATGTCTGTATTACTCCTGCTCATTATCTGTATcctcgttttattttattcctccttttgAAAGCTACCGTCGCCTTGACTTCTACAAAAGTTGCTGTTAGACAATAAAGGTTGCAAATGTCAAAAGCCTTGTTTTTCTGGCTATATAGGTGGTGGGAGAGTATGGCATGGCCCATTTCAGTGATAAGGGCGAAAGCAATGGCAAGGACTACTGCATCTTCTTCAACTCGCAGTGGGCCCGTCTACCTCAGGACCTCAATAAAGCAGTAAGTCTTCGTGTCTTTGCACGTTATCTAAGCCGGAACAAGGGCTtcttgggcaataatataaagcttggagctccactccagacattttgaaatgaGAAAGACTTCTGGAAGtgaaaacgtcttcaaacttcggaataaaagtccagttgttttgttttttaacttttttttttttggaagaatcCTGATAAGGAAGAATGTTATTTTTGCTTATAAGAGTTGGTAAACAAAATCTCTAAAAAGCCtcattattttgtcttttttaataataaaaaaaaaaaaaaatcctcttccAGCTTTGTTTAATCGCTCAAATCTTCGCCCCTCACAGTCCCGTCTTCAGATCCACGACCTGACGTCGTCGGTCCTGTGCTCGGCCTACGACGTCCCAGAGGGAGGCTTCCCGAACCGCATCCCCATGGTGATGAGGGGCAACTGCACCTTCTACGAAAAGGTCCGCCTGGCCCAGCTCAACGGCGCTAAGGGTCTGCTCATTGTCAGCAAGGACCGGCTGGTAAGGCGTCCACCTAACGCCGCTAGTGCCCGGACCAGGCTGCCGTCCGTCTTAACGAAGCTGCGCGTGTTTTACAGACGCCCCCGGCGGGAAACAAGACCCAGTATGAAGAGATAGACATTCCCGTGGCTCTGCTGAGCTACTCTGACATGTTGGACATTAGCAAGGTGAGGAGCCCGCCCATGAGACCGTTCTCATGGAAGAAAAACGGAAGAAAAAAATGGCCGCCTGTTTTTGTATGATCAGATTTAGTAACCCAGACATGATCTCGTTGTCTCTAAACGTGCGCAGACCTTCGGCAAAGGGAGGCTAGTCGCCATGTATGCACCCAACGAGCCGGTGTTGGACTACAACATGGTGATAATCTTCCTGATGGCTGTGGGAACAGTGGCCGTCGGAGGCTACTGGGCCGGCAGCAGAGATCGCAAGAAGTAAGCGGagactgattgttttttttttttgcgcataCGCGTCAAGTTAAACGCCGGCCGCGTTATTCACCCCAAGCTGTGAGCGACTCGCAGGTCTGAGCCAATCTGAGCCCTTTTCTGATGAGGTTGCCAAAAACGACGGACTCTGACGCACAcaattgcagaaaaaaaatgtagtaagaaaaaaaaaaaaaaaaaaaaaaaaaaacagtggctTGGAAGTCGTAATGTAGGGGGGAGCCATCTGGCTCGGCCGTGGTAAATATTGACTCAGGCGGAGCAGAGGCCTTCATCCCAACGGTCTGATTTTTTGTCTCTCCCCCCTTTCAGGCGTTACATGAAGCATAAACGGGACGACGGAGCGGAGAAGCAGGACGAGGAGACGGTGGACGTCACCCCCATCATGATCTGCGTGTTCGTGGTCATGTGCTGCAACATGCTGGTGCTCCTCTACTTTTTCTACGACCATCTGGGTACGGCACACACGCCATGCAGTCGTCAGGGAAATGGAAATGCATTTCCTGGCGTTCACGTTCCCCTTAAATAACCCCGCTGGCTGCTGGTTTCTCCTTGTTTAGCCATTTGGGTCATTGGCATCTTCTGCGTGGCCTCGTCCGTCGGCCTCTACAGCTGCCTGTGGCCCTTCGTCCGCAGGATTCCTTTCTGCAGGTGCAGGTGAGGTCAGCAGCCACCGTTTCTCTGGAGTTCTATAAGATTTGATTTATTAGACCAACACAGAGCAGCGCGTCAcggtgaagtggaaggaaaaggagaaaGGCGATCCTGATCACAGGTCAGTGGTGATCAGTGGGCGCTCCGTAAAGATGAATAGTTGGAACTCTGCTCCTACGAGAACGTTTTATTCGTCTTTAGGTGTTTGAATCTGCAAAAGCCGGAACCAGCGGTTGGGAATCGACCGGACGTGCAGCTAAATTGCTGGTACCTTAAGTGACCTCAGCGACTTGCGTATAGGGAGAGgtcagttaaaaaaagaaaaatctggtCCTGCCTTATGAATTTAAAGCTGCTTCCGTCCAGACATCTGCCGCCAGGATTCAGGAGCGACGCTCTAAAACATTCGGTGGTCGGATCTTTTAGTGATATAGGGTGATTTCTGGTGTGGATGTCTCTCTGTGTGCCGTCAGTTGCTTATTAGGGGACAATAAAGATTCCTGCCTTTGAATTTTGATTGACTGAACATGTGAAAAGTGCGGCGCCTCTGAGCCAGTCCTGTGTCAGACCAGCTTCCGGTCTTCGTGTGTTTGTCTCTACCAGGTTCTCAACGTTTATGCCACGTGTTTTTAGGTGgatttgactaggccgttcccATGAATCTGCTTCGTCCAGACCGTCCTATGGTAGCGCTGGCTGAATGTTCAGGGCCGTTGTCCTGCTGCAAGGTCAACCTCAGACTCCTTCCTCCCTCTGAATAGGTTTTCTCACAGAGTGGCCCAGAGTTCGGCTCCGTCGGTCTTCCCTTCAACTTCCCTGCTGAAGCGACGCTCTCAGACACCACGATGCTGCCGCCGTCATGTTTACTGTCGGCTTTCCATCACACAGCAGTTTGGATGTCGGCCAGAATCTACTTCCTGCCAAATATTTGCTCCGTCTCTGGGTTGAACGACGCTCTGCGAGATGTTAGACGCTtggaatattgatttctgaCATAgctctgctttaaacctctccacagctTCACCCCAGAGCTTTTTGCCATCCTCCTTGGTCTTTGCGAGGCAAGTGTGTTCACTAAggttttctaacaaacctctgaggccttctcAGAAAGTCTGGGTTTAagctgagattaaatcacaggTGAACTGATTGCTGATTTCTGAAGGCCGTCGTTTCGCTGGCTTTTTGTTTGGGGACGTTGTAAAAACCGCACAACACGAggtttgaagatttttttttaaaagcctacGATTACGCAGtgctctgtgttggtctatcagatAAATTTCCtatgaaataaatcaaagttTGTGGCTACAATGCGTCTCTCTTGTAattagaagtgttttttttacagatcatAGATGGGATCACGAGCTGTCGTTCAGACACGAGCGTCTAATAGCCGCGTTCAGACCGTGGAGGACAACGTGAATCCTGCCGTCACGGCGGCTGCTAGCGGGAGGCTAACTGACGTGTGAATTGTGTCGGTGTGTTTAAACACAGGGTGCCAGAGAACAACCTGCCGTACCTGCACAAGCGCCCGCAGATCCGCACGCTGCTGCTGGCGGCCCTCTGCCTCAGCGTCAGCATCGTCTGGATGGTGTTTCGCAACGAAGACCAGTGAGTCTGAAGCCGGCAGAGTACTTAGTGATCCGGTGGCACCCAGATCATCTCTGAAGGCTCGTTTGATCTGTGTCAGAACGGAAGCTGTCGGTGAAAATATCTGAGTGCTTTTGCCTTTTGTTGACAACCTGTGAGAAGCTACGATGCATTCAAACAGGCAGGGTGtttttgctaacctgactccgccagctgtatgtcgttccgcctagcttcactcacatccatctggaacctctcccatagagagtgatttctccaaccaattttattgtctagccaatcaggacgcagggctggagtttcatagatgtgacgtagtggagaagtgaccgtgacgtgagactgttttgattcagacaacaatggcgtcgcatcaaggaagcaagcgttaacattgatgctgctatttcttccatgttgtccaatctacctaatattgtttcattaaaagaacatcagagaacggctctgaaggctcttgttggtggaaacgatgttttcgcccttctcccgaccggagaaagttttgttttccggggcgcgtccgcagcGGACATCTTgtcggttagcggttagctcgaaccatattaggaggcctttagtcctcaacgcggtcggcccaggatcgactccgacccgcggcgctttgccgcctgtcttcccccctcttcctgtcagctcactgtcaataaaacgcgtgccactagagccgcaaacacatttaaaaaaaaaaaaaaagttttgttttttcctgcgtcgctctcacagcgtcacgggttagcttcggtgtgagtggttgaaatagcacgttaataaagatgacagacaagtggcttatccaatcatatgcaaggatttttgataaggcccagccttcaataaaggcaattcctatggagaggtcccagatggatgtaagtgaagctaggcggagcgagataCAGCTGGCTGGAGTCAGGTTATGTTTTTGCGGCTGTGGCCGATGAATATTCTcgctctgcccccccccctcctcctcctcctcctcctcctccaggtggGCCTGGGTGCTGCAGGACGCTCTGGGGATCGCCTTCTGTCTCTACATGCTCAAAACAGTCAGGCTGCCCACATTCAAGGTGCTGCAAAGCTGACGGATACGAACGGCTCAGCCGGCCAAATAAAGTCCCGGGGTGGTAACTTTGTCTCGTTTCTCTCTCTCGTCGGCAGGCCTGCACGTTGCTGCTGTCGGTTCTGTTTGTGTACGACGTCTTCTTCGTTTTCATCACCCCCTTCTTCACGAAGGTAATGCCGGGCGTCTGCGGAAGTAAAGGCAGAATAAATTCAGCTTTTTGCCCCCCTGACACCCCCACCTACTCCCTCCTGCCTTCTTTTCACAGAGCGGGGAGAGTATAATGGTGGAGGTCGCTGCCGGCCCCTCGGACTCCGCCACGCATGAAAAGGTGAGCCCGCCGGTCCTGCAGTTCCAGGTCCAACAGTCCGTCTCGGCTCAGAGGAGAACTGACTCCGACGTTTGTGTCTCCAGCTGCCCATGGTGCTCAAAGTGCCGAGGTTAAACTCCTCTCCCCTGGCTCTTTGTGACCGGCCCTTCTCCCTCCTGGGCTTTGGGGACATCCTAGTACCAggtgagttttatttttaattttttttt
This genomic window from Fundulus heteroclitus isolate FHET01 chromosome 6, MU-UCD_Fhet_4.1, whole genome shotgun sequence contains:
- the sppl2 gene encoding LOW QUALITY PROTEIN: signal peptide peptidase-like 2 (The sequence of the model RefSeq protein was modified relative to this genomic sequence to represent the inferred CDS: deleted 3 bases in 2 codons); this encodes MGETTTLSVMRVPEALIWATFFIQKVVGEYGMAHFSDKGESNGKDYCIFFNSQWARLPQDLNKASRLQIHDLTSSVLCSAYDVPEGGFPNRIPMVMRGNCTFYEKVRLAQLNGAKGLLIVSKDRLTPPAGNKTQYEEIDIPVALLSYSDMLDISKTFGKGRLVAMYAPNEPVLDYNMVIIFLMAVGTVAVGGYWAGSRDRKKRYMKHKRDDGAEKQDEETVDVTPIMICVFVVMCCNMLVLLYFFYDHLAIWVIGIFCVASSVGLYSCLWPFVRRIPFCRCRVPENNLPYLHKRPQIRTLLLAALCLSVSIVWMVFRNEDQWAWVLQDALGIAFCLYMLKTVRLPTFKACTLLLSVLFVYDVFFVFITPFFTKSGESIMVEVAAGPSDSATHEKLPMVLKVPRLNSSPLALCDRPFSLLGFGDILVPGLLVAYCHRFDILTQSSRIYFVACTIAYGIGLLITFVALAVMQMGQPALLYLVPCTLLTSLAVALWRRELRQFWTGSGFVPAIVLTPINPTQTAEPQTEEPPPEPEPQTPEASAQSEDTPEAPPPEESEEKTKN